The DNA window CTCCATCTGATTCAGAAGGAGGAGATGGATATTTACGATATTCAGATTGCGCATATCACGGATCGGTACTTGGAATATGTGAATCTAATGGAGCAGTTAGATTTAGATGTGGCATCCGAATTTTTGGTGATGGCGGCAACACTTCTGCACATTAAATCGCAAAGTATCCTCCCACAACTCTCACCGGATGCTGAATACACCATCGGTGATCAAGAGCAACTCGTTAAGCAGCTCTTGGAGTACAAACAGTTCAAAGAGGCTGCCGAAGTTTTGGCGGTTTATGCCGAACGTCAGACATTAATCTACAGCAGAAATCCTAAAATACACGAAGATTTAGAGGGAGCGCGTTCGTTTGAAATCAAGGCGACGTTGTTCGATCTCCTTACCGCTTTTAAGGGGGTGAATGATCGAGCCGCAGAGATAGAAGTTGAAGAAACTTATGAAACGGTTGAAGAGGAAACAATAACCGTTGAAGATAAAATCGCTTTTATTGATAGGCAGTTGGAAACTGAAAACCAATTGCTCTTTGATGACCTGTTTCCCGTGACCTCGACCAAGACGGATCGAATTGTAACATTCCTCGCCATTTTAGAACTCATTCGGATAGGAAAAATCGTCACTGTTCAAACCGACCATTTCGAGAGTATTTATATCGTTAAGCAGGAGCAAGAGGCGGATGATCGAGAGATTCCGCCACCTCCAACCGTTGAAAACACTCGTTCAGAAGAACGAAACAATTAGGAATTTGGTTTATGGATTCTGAATATGTTACCGCTGTCGATTCGATACAGGAACCGGACGCGATACCCGCGCAAAACCCTAAATTAATTTTGGAAGCGATTCTGTTCGCCGCGAGCGAACCAATTTCGGTGGAACAGTTTCAAACCGTGCTGCCGGCGTTAGACAAACCCGCAATCCGGACGGAACTCGACGAACTGCGCCAAGACTATCAAGAAATGAGACGGAGTTTTCGTCTCATTGAAATAGCGAATGGTTACCAAATCTGCACGGATCCAGAATACGCAGCGTGGATTCAGAAGTTTTATACGCGTCAGGTTCGGGTCAAACTGTCGCCATCAGCACTTGAAACACTCGCAATTGTTGCTTACAAGCAACCTATCACGCGGACGGATGTCGCTGCGCTTCGCGGTGTGAACAGTGACAGTGTAATCAACTCACTGGTAGAGAAAGGACTGGTTCGTATCGCTGGGAGAAAAGATGGGCGCTCCTTACTCTTTTCAACCACAGACGAGTTCCTCTTACAATTCGGCTTGAAAGATCCCTCTGAGTTGCCCTCACTTGAAGAAATAGATGAACTCCTGAATACATCAAACGGAAACGAACCTGCCCAAAACGCCCTGCCAGCGGCTATGGAGGAGAACGCCGAGCA is part of the Candidatus Poribacteria bacterium genome and encodes:
- the scpB gene encoding SMC-Scp complex subunit ScpB → MDSEYVTAVDSIQEPDAIPAQNPKLILEAILFAASEPISVEQFQTVLPALDKPAIRTELDELRQDYQEMRRSFRLIEIANGYQICTDPEYAAWIQKFYTRQVRVKLSPSALETLAIVAYKQPITRTDVAALRGVNSDSVINSLVEKGLVRIAGRKDGRSLLFSTTDEFLLQFGLKDPSELPSLEEIDELLNTSNGNEPAQNALPAAMEENAEQ